Proteins found in one Papio anubis isolate 15944 chromosome 13, Panubis1.0, whole genome shotgun sequence genomic segment:
- the SH3GL2 gene encoding endophilin-A1 isoform X3, giving the protein MERKVDVTSRAVMEIMTKTIEYLQPNPASRAKLSMINTMSKIRGQEKGPGYPQAEALLAEAMLKFGRELGDDCNFGPALGEVGEAMRELSEVKDSLDIEVKQNFIDPLQNLHDKDLREIQHHLKKLEGRRLDFDYKKKRQGKIPDEELRQALEKFDESKEIAESSMFNLLEMDIEQVSQLSALVQAQLEYHKQAVQILQQVTVRLEERIRQASAQPRREYQPKPRMSLEFPTGDSTQPNGGLSHTGTPKPSGVQMDQPCCRALYDFEPENEGELGFKEGDIITLTNQIDENWYEGMLHGHSGFFPINYVEILVALPH; this is encoded by the exons CTTCCAGAGCTAAGCTCAGCATGATCAACACCATGTCAAAAATCCGTGGCCAGGAGAAGGGGCCAGGCTATCCCCAGGCGGAGGCGCTGCTGGCGGAGGCCATGCTCAAATTTGGAAGAGAGCTTGGAGATGATTGCAACTTTG GCCCAGCGCTTGGTGAGGTCGGGGAGGCCATGCGGGAACTGTCGGAAGTCAAAGACTCTTTGGACATAGAAGTGAAGCAGAACTTCATTGACCCTCTTCAGAATCTTCATGACAAAGATCTTAGGGAAATTCAA CATCATCTAAAGAAGTTGGAGGGTCGACGCCTGGATTTTGATTATAAGAAGAAACGACAAGGCAAGATTCCAGATGAAGAGCTTCGTCAAGCTCTAGAGAAATTTGATGAGTCTAAGGAAATTGCTGAGTCAAGCATGTTCAATCTCTTGGAGATGGAT ATTGAACAAGTGAGCCAGCTTTCTGCACTTGTGCAAGCTCAGCTGGAATACCACAAGCAGGCAGTCCAGATCCTGCAGCAAGTCACGGTCAGACTGGAAGAAAG AATAAGACAGGCTTCCGCTCAGCCTAGAAGGGAATATCAACCTAAACCACGAATGAGCCTGGAGTTTCCAACTGGAGACAGTACTCAGCCCAATGGGGGCCTCTCCCACACAGGCACTCCCAAGCCTTCAG GTGTCCAAATGGATCAGCCCTGCTGCCGAGCTCTGTACGACTTTGAACCTGAAAATGAAGGGGAGTTGGGATTTAAAGAGGGCGATATCATCACACTGACTAACCAAATTGATGAGAACTGGTATGAGGGGATGCTGCATGGCCATTCAGGCTTCTTCCCCATCAATTATGTGGAAATTCTGGTTGCGCTGCCCCATTAG